A stretch of the Oenococcus sp. UCMA 16435 genome encodes the following:
- a CDS encoding glycosyltransferase family 2 protein — MHKLVIVIPAYFEEEVLDSTISTLTQILEQLSEEKKISGGSTLLVVNDGSTDQTWPIIEKYHKSNHFVSGINLSRNYGHQNALWAGMTAASVDADLLITIDADLQDDPKSIIEMVDKYHAGYDVVYGVRNNRESDTFFKRASANLFYKLMNKLGVDIIPNHADFRLIDRRVLKQLLQFPERNLFLRGMLPLVGFSSTKVFYKRRARQAGKSKYPLHKMLLLAWDGITSFSEVPIRSIIAFGFLLVFLSAFYVLYGLIRWATGHTETGWTSLMVSIWLLGGIQLIVIGIVGEYIGKIFKEVKRRPRFIIQDDLYTKPKLPRMKNSDSSSNV; from the coding sequence ATGCATAAACTTGTTATCGTCATTCCGGCGTATTTCGAAGAAGAGGTTTTGGATTCTACAATTTCAACGCTCACTCAGATTCTTGAACAATTATCTGAAGAAAAGAAGATTAGCGGCGGATCGACATTATTAGTAGTTAACGATGGTTCGACCGATCAAACCTGGCCAATTATTGAAAAATACCATAAAAGTAATCACTTTGTTAGCGGGATCAACCTGAGCCGTAATTATGGCCACCAGAATGCTTTGTGGGCTGGAATGACGGCGGCCAGTGTCGATGCCGATCTGCTTATTACAATCGATGCCGATTTACAGGATGATCCAAAATCGATTATCGAGATGGTTGATAAGTATCATGCCGGTTACGATGTTGTCTATGGCGTAAGGAACAATCGTGAAAGCGATACCTTTTTTAAACGGGCCAGTGCCAATTTGTTTTATAAATTGATGAATAAACTGGGAGTTGATATAATCCCCAACCATGCCGATTTTCGTTTAATCGACCGGCGGGTCTTAAAGCAGCTTCTACAGTTTCCGGAAAGAAATCTTTTTTTACGCGGCATGCTTCCGCTGGTCGGCTTCTCGAGTACGAAGGTCTTCTATAAGCGCCGAGCCCGTCAGGCCGGAAAATCGAAATATCCTTTGCATAAAATGCTTCTGCTTGCCTGGGATGGCATTACTTCTTTTAGCGAAGTTCCGATTCGCTCGATCATTGCTTTTGGTTTTCTACTGGTCTTTTTGTCGGCCTTTTACGTCTTGTACGGTCTGATCCGCTGGGCAACCGGGCATACCGAAACCGGCTGGACCTCTTTGATGGTTTCAATCTGGCTGCTTGGCGGGATTCAATTAATCGTCATTGGAATCGTTGGCGAATATATCGGCAAGATTTTTAAAGAGGTCAAACGTCGGCCGCGTTTTATTATCCAAGATGATCTTTATACAAAACCAAAGCTTCCAAGAATGAAGAATTCAGATAGTTCGTCAAATGTTTAA
- a CDS encoding phospholipid phosphatase yields MIKQLNKIDKISLFGGFGCLYILMLSIFFQSNWLFYFDNSFPFFSGSSETSNLIKKLSVINNFSSPIISLFFCVLIIIFFLWNKQKYTESIWAVMLIITGNAACFLLRELVKRPHPFGALIHTARYSFPSVSVFSIMILVFLIWHFIVPNFSYLFSRITIRFLLVFWIIVISLIKIYLCAVFPSDILASISLSIGMESFTKLGLKPMKHYKD; encoded by the coding sequence ATGATCAAACAATTAAATAAAATTGATAAAATATCTTTATTTGGTGGCTTTGGTTGCCTCTACATTTTAATGCTATCTATTTTTTTTCAAAGTAATTGGTTATTTTATTTTGACAATTCATTTCCGTTTTTTTCTGGATCTTCGGAAACTTCTAACTTAATCAAGAAATTAAGTGTAATTAATAACTTTAGTAGTCCGATTATTTCATTATTTTTTTGTGTACTAATTATTATATTTTTTCTATGGAACAAACAAAAGTATACTGAGTCTATTTGGGCTGTTATGCTAATTATTACCGGCAATGCTGCTTGCTTTTTACTTAGAGAACTGGTTAAAAGGCCACATCCTTTTGGAGCTCTGATCCATACAGCTAGGTATTCTTTCCCGTCGGTTAGCGTATTTAGTATTATGATTTTAGTCTTTCTTATTTGGCATTTTATCGTACCGAATTTTAGCTACTTATTTTCTAGAATTACTATAAGATTTTTGTTAGTTTTTTGGATAATCGTTATTTCTTTAATTAAGATCTATCTTTGCGCAGTTTTTCCGAGTGATATTTTGGCTAGTATTTCTTTGTCGATTGGCATGGAGTCTTTTACAAAACTAGGCTTAAAACCGATGAAACATTATAAAGACTGA
- a CDS encoding cytochrome O ubiquinol oxidase → MIISLIIAYLHFDQILPELMKTNALLVYGFLFLIIFTETGLIFVPFLPGDSIIFISGNLSNLSGGFNLYIVIFGFIVSAVIGDYVNFEFGRHLGIKVAKSNRLKKIIKSKYLIKSEKFYFKYGKMAIFFGRFIPIIRTVIPFTAGVSKMSYESFFRYNVFGAICWILLITLSGFFFGSIPFVKNNFDLFLIGISITSLLTLIINGFRYYLNNYKYGK, encoded by the coding sequence TTGATTATAAGTTTAATTATCGCTTATTTACATTTTGATCAAATTTTACCAGAATTAATGAAAACAAATGCTTTATTAGTATATGGATTTTTATTTTTGATTATCTTTACTGAAACCGGTTTAATTTTTGTACCTTTCTTGCCTGGAGATTCAATTATATTTATATCAGGCAATTTATCTAATCTTAGTGGTGGATTTAACTTGTATATAGTCATCTTTGGTTTTATCGTTTCAGCAGTCATAGGTGATTATGTTAATTTCGAGTTCGGAAGACATTTAGGAATTAAAGTTGCTAAATCAAATAGGCTCAAAAAAATAATTAAATCGAAATATCTTATAAAATCTGAGAAATTTTATTTTAAATATGGAAAAATGGCGATATTTTTTGGACGTTTTATACCTATAATTCGTACCGTTATTCCTTTTACAGCTGGAGTTAGCAAGATGAGTTATGAAAGCTTTTTTAGATACAACGTTTTTGGTGCAATTTGTTGGATTTTATTAATAACATTAAGTGGTTTCTTTTTTGGAAGCATACCATTTGTTAAAAATAATTTTGATTTATTTTTAATTGGAATTTCTATTACATCATTATTGACGTTGATTATAAATGGTTTTCGTTATTATTTGAATAATTATAAATATGGGAAATGA